In one Suricata suricatta isolate VVHF042 chromosome 9, meerkat_22Aug2017_6uvM2_HiC, whole genome shotgun sequence genomic region, the following are encoded:
- the SNAPC5 gene encoding snRNA-activating protein complex subunit 5 isoform X2, translating into MLSRLQELRKEEETLLRLKAALHDQLNRLKVEELALQSMINSRRGDEVRSSQPASEQPHDMLVHVDNEASINQTALELSTRSHVPEEEEEEEEESDS; encoded by the exons ATGTTGAGCCGGCTTCAGGAGCTGCGGAAGGAGGAGGAGACGCTGCTTCGGTTGAAGGCGGCCCTGCATGACCAGCTGAACCGGCTCAAG GTTGAAGAACTAGCCCTCCAATCAATGATTAATTCTAGAAGAGGGGATGAGGTGCGGTCTTCTCAGCCTGCATCTGAACAGCCACATGAT ATGTTGGTACATGTAGACAATGAAGCATCAATCAACCAAACTGCACTGGAGTTGAGCACAAGGAGCCATGTGccggaggaggaagaggaggaggaggaagaatcagATTCCTGA
- the SNAPC5 gene encoding snRNA-activating protein complex subunit 5 isoform X1: MLSRLQELRKEEETLLRLKAALHDQLNRLKVEELALQSMINSRRGDEVRSSQPASEQPHDQMLVHVDNEASINQTALELSTRSHVPEEEEEEEEESDS, from the exons ATGTTGAGCCGGCTTCAGGAGCTGCGGAAGGAGGAGGAGACGCTGCTTCGGTTGAAGGCGGCCCTGCATGACCAGCTGAACCGGCTCAAG GTTGAAGAACTAGCCCTCCAATCAATGATTAATTCTAGAAGAGGGGATGAGGTGCGGTCTTCTCAGCCTGCATCTGAACAGCCACATGAT CAGATGTTGGTACATGTAGACAATGAAGCATCAATCAACCAAACTGCACTGGAGTTGAGCACAAGGAGCCATGTGccggaggaggaagaggaggaggaggaagaatcagATTCCTGA